A stretch of the Uranotaenia lowii strain MFRU-FL chromosome 3, ASM2978415v1, whole genome shotgun sequence genome encodes the following:
- the LOC129758311 gene encoding diphthine methyltransferase-like isoform X2 — translation MPSIITTLHTYDTDYSADSIEWCPHNPYQQFFVCGTYQLDKHENPSTASNTEGSTIRKGRILLFSFDVQQNSLIREQTIESSAILDQKWHPTLPTLVAANAGGVILLYELGSERNLVQKDVFKIPSNNEELLALSIDWSSEGDRALVSDSKGCISVIDVNTIGLQLLNRWTAHSFEAWACAFDRTDPNVLYTGGDDTFLCVYDIRCLTVPAIRTKNKNHTAGVTTLLSLRHKEHLLASGSYDDNLRLFDTRNMKYSLSETNLGGGIWRLKTCPSQPELILCACMYHNFSVVTLNEDHSISVEAEYNEHDSICYGCDWSYGPTGRGAKYFASCSFYDHKMCLAVLKSD, via the exons ATGCCGTCTATCATAACTACTTTGCATACCTATGATACCGATTATTCCGCTGATTCTATAGAATGGTGTCCTCACAATCCGTACCAACAATTTTTCGTTTGTGGAACATATCAATTAGATAAACATGAAAACCCGTCAACAGCGAGCAACACAGAAGGCTCAACAATTCGGAAGGGACGCATCTTGCTTTTTAGTTTTGATGTACAGCAAAACTCTTTGATACGCGAACAAACTATCGAATCTTCTGCTATTTTGGATCAAAAATGGCATCCCACACTTCCAACATTGGTAGCAGCAAATGCCGGTGGTGTAATACTACTATACGAGCTGGGCTCGGAACGCAATCTAGTCCAAAAAGATGTATTTAAAATTCCTTCAAATAATGAAGAACTTCTTGCACTGTCCATTGATTGGTCATCCGAAGGTGATAGAGCTTTAGTGAGCGATTCTAAGGGATGCATCTCGGTCATCGACGTCAATACTATAGGACTACAACTTCTCAATCGATGGACAGCTCATTCTTTTGAAGCATGGGCTTGTGCCTTTGATAGAACTGATCCTAACGTTCTATACACAG GAGGTGATGACACGTTCTTGTGCGTCTATGATATCCGATGTCTGACAGTTCCCGCTatcagaacaaaaaataaaaatcatactgCTGGAGTAACGACTTTACTATCGTTACGCCATAAGGAGCATCTATTGGCATCTGGAAGCTACGATGATAACTTAAGATTGTTCGATACGCGGAACATGAAATATTCCCTAAGCGAAACGAATCTCGGCGGTGGCATTTGGCGACTGAAAACATGTCCTTCCCAACCGGAACTCATATTGTGCGCTTGTATGTATCATAATTTTAGTGTCGTAACTTTGAATGAGGACCATAGTATTTCGGTCGAGGCGGAATATAACGAACATGACAGTATTTGCTACGGATGCGATTGGAGCTACGGACCAACCGGGCGTGGAGCCAAATATTTTGCGTCTTGCTCTTTCTATGATCATAAAATGTGTTTGGCTGTCCTTAAGTCAGATTAA